A region of the Acidobacteriota bacterium genome:
GCCTTTCATGTTCTCAGGACGCCCCCGGGCCCATCTGGGCATCGTTCTTCTGCTGGGGACCTGTCTGTTCGGCTGCTCCGCGGACCCGACCCCGTCTCTGGGTCCCGTCGTCTTTCCGGCCGAGGAGGGGACTCCCGACAACTCGGCGATGGTCGAGCTGCTGGAGGCGGTCGCCGTCCAGGGGGACATCGACAATCCGTTCCTGGGGCAGATGGCTGCCCCGCGTCTGCGGGAGCTGCTGGCCACCGCTCCTACCGAGGGCTATGTGACGGAGCGCCGGCAGGTTCGTCGGCAGCTGGCCCGTCACGAACTGCGTCTGGGGAACGAACTGGAGGCCATCGAGCACCTGCAGAAGGCGCTGGAGCTGGCCCGTGGGACCGATGATGAGCTGGAGATACGCTTCGAGTTCGGCGTCGCCTGGATGCGTCGCGCCGAGAGTCTCAACTGTCGGCAACATCACACAAGCGAGAGCTGCATCTTCCCCATCAAGGGCGGCGGGCTCCACGTGGACCCGGCGGCGTCTCGTCATGCGGCCGACGCCTTTCGCGGTGTCATCGCACTCAGTCAGCCCGGCGATTGGTTTCACACCAAGGCTCGCTGGCTGCTCGCCATCGCCGCCATGACCCTGAACGAGTATCCGGAGAGCATGAGTCCCGAGTTGCGGATCCCGGCGGAGGCATTGGAGTCGGACGCTTCGTTCCCACGGTTCGAGGAGATCGCGCGCTCGCTAGGGGTGGATACGGTCGATCTGGCCGGCGGCAACCTCGTCGATGACTTCACGGGGGATGGATTTCTGGATCTGGTGACCTCGACCTCCGACACCTACGGTGGCATGCACTTCTGGGTCAACGACGGCAACGGTGCGTTCGTCGGGGCGACGGAGGCGGCGGGTTTGACGGGCCTGCTTGGCGGGCTGAACATGACCCACGCCGATTACGACAACGACGGCGACCTCGATATCTTTGTGTTGCGTGGCGGCTGGTGGCGTGAGCCCGGTGCCCACCCCAACTCGTTGTTACGGAACGAGGGCGACGGTCGGTTCCTGGATGTGACCCAACGGGCCGGCCTGCTGGACGTGAGTTATCCCACCCAGACGGCGGCCTGGGGTGATTTCGACCTGGACGGCGACCTGGATCTCTACGTCGGTAACGAGACCAACCAGCGGTACAGCGCGCCGTCTCAGCTGTTTCGCAACGAGGGCGACGGGACGTTTATCGATGTGGCCGCCGCGGCGGGCGTGACCAACGACCGTTACGCCAAGTCGGTCAGCTGGGGCGACTACAACAACGATCGGGCGCCCGATCTGTACGTCTCGAACATCTCCGGCGCCAATCGTCTTTATCGCAACCTTGGCGATGGGACGTTTGAAGATGTCGCCGTCGAGCTCGGCGTCGACAAGCCGATCTCCAGTTTCCCGGCCTGGTTCTTTGACGTCAACAACGACGGCAACCTGGATCTGTTCGTGTCGGCCTACGGCGGCAAGCGTGACGGACCGGAGATGGGGTTCGTTGCGGCGGAGTACATGGGGCTTCAGCATCGCGGCGAGAAACAACGGTTGTTCCTGGGTGACGGCGGAACGTTTAGCGATGTGACCGAGGCCTACGGGCTGTATCGGACGACGTTGCCGATGGGCCACAACTTCGGCGATCTGGATAACGACGGTTGGCTGGATTTCTACCTGGGTACCGGTTACCCGTACTACGAGGGACTGACCCCCAACGTGATGTATCGCAACGTGGGTGGCGTTCGGTTCGACGATGTGACCTTCGCCGGTGGCTTCGGCAACCTGCAGAAGGGGCATGGGGTCTCGTTCGTCGATTTCGATCACGACGGCGATCAGGATGTGTTTGAGCAGATGGGTGGGGCCTATCCGGGGGATGCCTACGGCAATGCCGTCTACGAGAACCCCGGTTTCGGGAACAACTGGGTCAAGATTGAACTGCGTGGCGTGCAATCTAATCGGCATGGGTTAGGGGCTCGACTCAGAGTCGTGGTGCAGGACGCCGGCGTGGAGCGATCGATCTATCGAACCGTCGGGACCGGCGCGACGTTTGGTGGGAATCCGACGCGGCAGGAGATCGGGGTCGGGGCTGCGGAGGCGATCGAGCGACTAGAAGTGTTCTGGCCGGTGACGGGGGAGACGCAAACGTTTCTGGATCTTCCGGTGAACGCGCTCGTTCGACTGTCCGAGACGAAGGACGGGATGACCGTGATTCCGTTAGCCGGATCGGATCAACACGGGTTGAAGTCGAGGCGTTGATGGACGCCGAGGCCTAATCGTTAACGCTCCTGCCCATCGCATTGTGCTTCTTAAAACGCGGAATCGTGCGCGAAGCCAAGAGTTATGGGCGGTCCTTGACGCAGCGGGGATACCTGCGGAGGTTCGCAGCCGACCGGGGGAATTCGTTCTTCTCGTGGAGGAGTGCAACCTCGATCGAGCGATTAGCGAATTGGATGAATACCGTCTGGAATCCGTTTCGACCCGAGAGGAGTCGATCGAGCCGCCGTTGTCCGGTGGTTGGATCGGAGTCCTTGCCTACACGATGTTGCTCGTCGTCGTGGCGTTCTTGGCACAGCGGAACGCCCTCGGCGTAGATTGGTTTGAACGGGGTCGAACAGAGGCGGGGTCGATGCTTGCCGGTGAGGGCTGGCGAGCTGTGACGGCTCTGACGCTTCACATCGATGGGTCGCACTTACTCGGGAATCTGCTGTTCGGATCGATTCTGGGGCTGCTTGCCACGCAGGCTCTGGGCGTGGGTGTAACCTGGCTGGCAATCGTGGTCGGCGGGATTCTCGGTAACGTCGCAAACGCGTTCTTGCAGCCTGCGACTCATTCGTCGATCGGCGCTTCAACTGCGGTCTTCGCCGCTCTCGGTCTACTCGTTGCTCTCGCCCTCGTTCATTCCCGGCACCGCAGAGTAGGTGCGTGGAAGTTGGGGCCGCTCGTCGCCGGTGCGCTGTTGCTGGCGTGGACCGGCATCGGTGGGGAGCGAACCGATGTTCTGGCGCACGTGACGGGGCTGATATCAGGACTCATGATCGGGGTGGCGTGCGGTTTCGTGCCTCGGAACCAGCTAGAGCGTCCCCTGGTGCAATCGGTTGCGCTGGGTCTGACCGCCGGACTCATTGTAGTTGCCTGGGGGCTGGCGCTGGGCTGACGACCCGGCGGGTGTTAGTCGCAGCCGATCCCGATTCGGGGCGTTCCGTCGGAGCGAGCGCCGAGGGAATCGCCGCAGACATTCTGCGCGCGCACCAGGTAGTAACGGATCTCGCCGGTGGGCAGCGCGATGCTGTCGCTGGCCGAGAGATCCGCGCCATCGTCGCTCTCGATGCAAGTTGCCGACAGGTCGAAGTCAGTCGCTCCCGCCGACGACAGCAGGTCGTAGACCAGACCGCTGCTCCCGGGGAACATCGGTGCGGCCCACTGCAGGTTCGTGACGCCGGCCAGTACCGCGTCGGGCTCAAGACGCAGATCGCGGGCGCCGTCTGTGGTCGCCCAGGCCGAGGCATCGGCAGGGGCGCAGTCCCGTGGGTCGCAGTAGCCGTCGGTGTCGGTGTCGTCGGCGATGATCAACGGGTTCCCCGTCAGCGGCGCCGTGACCGATCCGCAGTTATAGAGGCTACCGCCGTTGACGATATTGCCGCCGGGTATGCTGGTGGAGTCCCGGATCATTCCCGCATTGTTAATCACACCGCTGTTATTCCAGGCAGAGCAGATGGCGATGTCGTTGAAGTTGTTGACGGTCCCCGAATTGAACATCGGTAATTGGGTGTCGCTGTCACAGGTGCCCAGAGCCCCGTGGTTGTTGAAGACGCCACGGTTGTCAAACGTCCAGGCGACTCCGCCGATCCATCCCGTGCCGATGTGGTCCAGACGACCGTGATTGATGAGGGTCGATTGCGCGTCGTTCCAGAGGCCCGCGCTTCCCTGGATAACGAAACGCCCGCTGACCTCGTTGATCATGTCGTAGACGTTGGTCCAGCTTCCGGCATTGAGAATCGTGCCGAAGTTATGGAAGCCTCCGTACACATCGTTGCCGAACTGACCCGTGCTGGACAGTTCGATGACACCGTCGGCTGCATTCGCGAACGTGTTGAATGCGTGGAAGGCTCCGTTGATCTCAATCCGTCCGTGGTTTTCCTCGAGGGAACCGATCGCACCCCAGATGACGAACTGCGTACCGGCGTCGATGGTGATCATCCCCTCGTTAAGGAACGTCCCATCCACATTCACGGTGCCATCGGTCTGGAGGCTGCCGCCGTGATTCTCGAAATGGTTCAGCTGTAGTCCGGCGTCGATGGTTTGAAACACGTCTCCGGAATTCAGAACCAGACTGTCGATCAGGCAGCGTGAGAAGGTCGGGTCCCAGACGCCGACCAACGGGCAGTCGCCGCCATCGGCGAGATTGCCGTCGATCTGAATCGTGACCGGCGATCCGGCACCGGCGACAGCGAAGCTTGCCAAGAGGATGAGAACCCAGCCCAGGCGGGGGATTCGATTCATGATGCTGCTCCGTGCGATGGCGCTGCCTCCGTTGTACGCCGATCCGGGGGCCGGGGCAAGGCCTGTAGAAAAGCTTGCTCTAGAAGCACGCGCATGGGTCCCTGGCATGCCGGGCACTCGAGCACATCTGACGTGATCCACGAAACATGATCCAGTGTTCGGGGATCGTGTCATGTGCACGACGGTCAATGCATGCGGGGACACGCCACTTCGTTGACGTCTTCTCGGTGAGACATCCGTCGAGCGGATCGGTGAGGTTCCGTCCGATCTGCATCATCCACGGCTCAGCTGGACCGGGCGTGATTCCAGCGATGTCGACGCGACGTGTCGCGAGCTCGATCACGAAGAACACATAGAAGGTGACGAGTCCTCGTGGTCCCCAGACCTCGACGGTAAAGAAGTCGGCAGAGGCAAGCACGTTCCAGTGGGCCTTGAGAAATTGACTCCACGTCGTCCGTTTGCCGCGCTCCGGAGCGGGATCGATTCCGTTCTCTTTAAAGATGTTACTGATCGTGGTGCGTCCGACCCGATGACCAACGTTCTGGAGTGCGCCTTGAATGCGCGTGTACCCCCAGCGAGGATTCTCGTTGGCCATGCGGACGACCAGGTCGGCGATGATCTCCATGACCCGGGGCCGCCCGGGAGATCGGCGCGTATGGGTCCACTTCTGGGCGACAAGCTGCCGGTGCCAGCGAAGGATGGTGTCGGGAGTGACGAGCGACGCGACCTCGGTAAGCGCCCGTCGTCCGATTGCTTTGCCGCGCACCGCAAGGCGTCGCCGTTGATTGTCGGTCAATCGAAGTCGCCTACGACCGAGTTGTTGCTTGTTGACGCGGTTCTCTTCGCGGAGATAGTCGATGACCGCATCCTGTTGGCGTGTGATCCAACCGGCCATGGCGGCCACGAGGATCTGCCATGGATGGAGCGCCGTTGCCATCAGCGGATCGTAGCCAAATCGAGGACCGATCAACAGCTATCGACGTGACGGTGAGTGGGCTAGAATTCCAAGGATTCAGGTTCGGCTGAGTATTTGGATACTACGCCGTTGTCGGCGAAGGCAACGATCCCCCCAAAGTCGGTCCGTTAGCAATGTCCAGTTGCTAGGTTCCGCGAGACTCCCATCTCGGGTACTCACGGAGAGCCAAAGAGCAAACCAGCGTCACGATCCGGCCAGAGAACTCACCGCCAGCTGTGTACCGCTACACGCACCTAATTTTATGGCAGTGGGATGACCCTGAGATCGTCCCACAATTTCTCGCCGTTGTGGAATGACCAGACCCCCACCGTGCCGGAGGTCAATCTCGAGCCTGAGGCATCAACACAATCCGCCTGCCAAGCCGCCGGCTCAGTATCCAACTCTGGCCAGATCTTCGCACGAATCTCAGTTTGGCTGCCGACATCCTGCACCTGTACCTTGAATTTGTACCACTGATTCGGCGCTGGGATGACCCCTGTATCCACGTCTCCTGTCACGCTGGTCCCTAACGGACTAATCGTAAACGAATTCGAGAAGTATCGGCGCAACCGGTAATAGGCGGCGTTGCCCCCGAATTGACTAAAGAATGTGATGCCTATGCCACCCTGCGCTGACGTAATTCGCATTCGGCCTGTGTACTCGTAGCCCGTCGGATTCGGTAATATTCCCGTATAGTGCGAATGTATGTTGGTCTCGGTCGAGGTGGTGCGAAATGCTTTATTCGCCCCGCCCTGATCAACCACATCATAGCCATCAGCTACTGACAGGCTGTTGCCACTGGCGGTATCTTGCCAGTCCGCTGGATCGTCGCCTGAATTATAGCTCTCGAAATTCTCCACGTACTCGGCGGCCGGATCGAAGAATGTCGCGGTGAGGTTCCTATCAGCAGTCATTACGACAATAAGAGGATTATCGGAGCTCCCGATGTCGCCAGACCAGCCACTAAACTGCCAGCCCGCGGTCGGCGTAGCCGACAATTCGACTACATCGTTAAGCGTGTATTGGAGCAGATCCGGGTCTTTTACGACCGACCCAGATCCGACGATCGACACATCGAGTTCGAAATCCGTAGGCGGCGGCCCTAGCGGCTCAATCGTAATGTCGTCGAAGGACTTGCTGCCATCATGGAACGACCAGACGCCGACGGCCCCCGACGTGAATCGACCGGGGCTATTATCAAAGGCATCTACCTGCCAACCGGTCGGCATCGTGCCACCATCGGGCCACACCTTGGCTTGAATGTTGGTCTGTGATCCCGCGTCTTCGACCTCCACGATGAAGCGATACCATTGATTTGCCAGCGGAACGACGCCGGTGTCGACAACGCCTCCAGAAATTACCGTGCCCACCGGGCTAATGTGGAACGTATTGGAGAAATACCGACGCAATCGATAGTAGCCCACGGCACTTGGAAACTGACTAAAGAACGTGATGCCGATACCGCCATCACTATCCGACATTCTCATCCGCCCCGAATATCTATACCCCTCTGGTGGTGGAGCGAGGCTCGTTAAATGGGAATGGATATTCGTAGCAGTGGAATTAGTATTGAGATACTCATTGCCTCCATCACTGCCAACTGCAAAAAGGCCAGCGCTTTCTGCCAGCGAGTTCCCAGCGCCCGTATCAAACCACCCAATTGGATTCTGCCCCGCCGCATACGATTCGAAATCCTCAACTACACCGTTGAACTCCACAAATGTCGCGGCCAAATTAAGATCGCCCGAAACGACAATATCGAGTGGATTGTCTAAACTCGTTATGTCATCCGTCCAGCCGTCAAATACCCATCCTGGATCCGCCGTTGCAGTTGCGGTCACCATGGTACCTAAATCATACAGGGCCATATCAGGAATCAAGGCAACCGAACCCTGACCGAAGACCGTCAAGCTGATCGGATGTTGCGTGGTCAACTCGAAATTCGCCGTGACATTGACCGATGGTGGGTTGGCAATCACCGTAAGGGGGTCATCAGTGGAAGCCAGATCTCCCGACCAACTCGTGAAGCGCCACCCGGGGTCGGCGAATGCATCCAATTGAACGCTCGCCCCTTCTACATACAGTGGCAGATCCGGAGATTTCTGCACCGCCCCGTTCCCGGATACGGAGATGTTGACTGGGACGCTGGGTGCAGTTGCTTGCAGGCTGTGAACAGCCAACTCGTCAAAATGCTTTGCGCCGCTGGTGAAAGACCACACTCCAATGGTACCGCTGGTAAAGCGTCCGGAGCTAGCGTCGACAGCGTCAATTTGCCAACCAGTGGGCTCCGGGTCACCGTCGGGCCACACGTTCGCCCGAATTTCAGTTTGAGTGCCCGTGTCTTCGACACGAATCAGGAATCGATACCAGACATTCGGGGAGGGTATGACATTCGTGGTCTTGGTTCCGCTGGTTATTGTGGCGCCGCCATCAGCAGTGAGGTGGAACGGCTCTGACAAGAAGCGCCGGAGTCTGTAGTACGACATTGAATTAGGGTACTGACTGTGAAACGTGACGCCGACACCACCATTTGAACTGGTGATTCTCATCCTCCCCGTGTATTGATAGTCGCTACCAAAATCCGTGGAAAGATGAGAGTGAATATTAGTCGCCGTTGAATTCGTCGCAAAATATGTCCCGTCGGCGTCGACTTCCGTAGCAAACAGAGAATCGTCTAACTGCAAACTGCTATTTGCGGCCGTATCTGACCACGCGGTCGGGTTTTCATCTGCGCCAAAGCCATTGAAGTCTTCTGTATAGAGGCCCGGTTTGAAACTAAAGTTTCCAATGATCGTCGAATCAACCAGGGGCGTGAACGTTAGCGGATTATTTGCACCGCCGGCGTCTCCGCTCCAGCCGGTGAAATTCCATCCAGTGTAGGGCGCTGCCACAACCTCGATTGACTCGCCACACTCGATCCCGGTGGTCAGTTGAGCATCCGCCAGAGCGCGGCCAACATCCAGAGCTTCTGTAGAGCCGCCGGTAAACGCATATATATAGCCCGTGAAAACTGGCGTAGGATTTAAGAACGGATAGTTTTGATACTCGATGCCGCGCCTTGATGACGGGCTCAGCAACAACTTGATGACGTGGGTATCTTGAACCGGCATAACTCGACCCAAGCCGCGTCCATTATTGGGATTATACACCGCAGTTATGAAGTGCCCGTTATAGTTCAAAGGCCCGCCATCGGCCGGATCGTTTATACCATCCGGTGCGTATCGACTGTAAAATACGCCGGGAGACTCATTATGCGTAATGTAGCCGCGCGGCGCCTGGTCACCACCATGAGCGATGTGGGTTCCATTTGTTACCCCGCCAGGCTCCAACAAGTCAGCGATATTGATAGCGTATTGAAAATCAATAAAATCGACTTGCAGATGCATCGCATTGGGAAAGATGGAGATGTCTCGGATAATCTTTTTCGATGAGTCTACTGCCTGCGCGCCCGAATTCCACCGTTGCCAGGTCATTCTTACCGTCTTGCGATCTTCTCCGTCGTATATCAGCATGGCACTTAAGATGCGCTCTATGCCCGCACCGGCGCCGAGATATTGGAACGTGCCTGACGGATTCAGTTGGTCTTGCGCGACGCTTTTGATAATCCAGGATTTGATTGGGAATTCTCGCTTCCCACTCGCTTGGGTGGTCCCCCGATATTCAACCTTTATCTCGCTATTTTCCAATCGTACAAAGCTCAGGTCGCTTGCAATATTTATGTTCAGTTGCGCATCATTAGCGTCCTGATTAATCAATACGCTGCCGCCGCCATTGGGAGTGGTGGTAACAAGGCACTCCTGAGCCGAGACCGTGCTGATCTGCCCGATTAGAAAAATTGCAGTAAGCGCCGCAGCCAGCCTGACCAATAGGATATTCACGTGTCTTTGCCTCGTTGCCTTGCTGTATTTTCCCGTAACCCGGTATGACAGCTGATGAAGAGTTTATTCCTTGCGGCGGGCTTAAACATTTGAGAAAGCCCGTTAGTGTTCATTCAGGATCATGTGGCTGGGTACCATGTTCAGTTCCCTTGATCCTGAAAGGTTATCTCAGCTAAGTGTAGTAGCGAATATACGAAAAGCTCGATTATTTGGCAGCAAGAGATATTCCTGAAATTCCTCTCGGCTTTAGAATCGCCAGCAATCGTGAGTTTAGGCCCATTTCGCGCCAGTCTCCCTACCCGAAATAATACGCGCTATAGCTGATGAAATGGTTTGAGTAACTCGTTCCTTCTTGGCGGCGTCGATGTGACGCCAAAGGAGGACCGATGACCGCGCATAGACAGGACGAGGTACGAGAGGAAGGCGCTTCGGAGACGGCTCGAGGGCCGGCTCCGACGCGCGGCAGTTTCACCCCCCCCAGCAAGTGATTGTCAGCGGAAAGTTCGCTGGCCGCAAATCGTTTACACACAGCACTAAATGGTAAAGTGTTGGTAACACAGGCTCCAGGAAGAGACTGGTCGATTCCAGTTGTTACAGGACTAAACCGGATATGAATCTGATTTTCCAACAGTTGAGAAATATAACGGAGAATGCGGCTTGTTCTTCTTAGACGCAGAGCCCGCGCAGACCGTGACCGTAGATCACGCCGGTGATCCACATCGGCGTGTCGGTGGAGGTGTGGGTGCTGAACACCGACGCCGCCGGAAGTGGCATTTGGGTCTCGGCTATCGTGGAATACCCGGAAAAGGCCGTAATTTAGCAATCTTGACGGCCGATTTTGCGCCGGTGGTCTCAGATTGACTCCCGGTATTTGGCTCGTATATCAATAGTGATTCACATTGATCGAAAATTGCCATACATGTCCATCGTGACGGTTCCGAGCGGGTCGGACCTCACGTTCGTACCTTGCAGCAGGAAGACTCGATGAAGCGCATCCCTCTCGTCCTCTCGTGTCTCGTCATGACGCTCGCGATTGCCCCCGCAATGGCCCAGGTCGGTCTACCGAACGACGTGGGCAAGTGCGTTAGCAACGACGCGGTCTGCAACGACGACTCGGACTGTCCGAACGCCGACACCTGCGACTTATTCGGCATCTCGGAGATGCCGCTTCCGCTTCGCTCGCCCTCCGCTCCCGTCATCATCGCCGTGCTCGATTCCGGATTCGATTGCGACCACCCGGGACTCCCCGCGGGCATCTGTTGGTCCGACCCGGGTGAGACGTGTGGCAACGGTGTCGACGACGATCTCGACTCCTACATCGACGAGGGTTGCGACGGCAACGGCGGTTGGGACTTTCTCGACGACGATAACGATCCGGACGAAGGCGACGCCTGCAACGGACACTCGCAGGTCGCGGCCGGCATCCTGGCGGCAGAGTCCAACGATTTCAGCGAGATTGCCGGCCTGATGCGCAACGGCGACGTCAAGTTGATGAACCTGCGCACCACGAACTGCGGCAACACCGGTACGCTGGCCGGACTCGCGGAAGCGATCGACTTCGCCCAGGCCAACGGTGCCGACCTGATTACGGGCTCCCTGTTGGTCTCCGCCGGATGGTCGGAAGATACCTGCTTCGACAACTTCAACGACGATGCCGAGTACGGGGACGACTCGCCGTGCCAGACTCTCTGCAACAGCATTGCATCGTTCGACGGCCTCTACGTCGGTGCCGCCGGAAACCTCATCAACGACTCCTCCAGCAGTCTCAACGTCACGCCTCGCTTCCCGCCGGAGTGCAATCACGACCGCAGCGGGGAAAAACCGGCGGACAACATGATCATCGTCGGGGGCTACCGCAACGACGGTGCCACGTTCAGTGACGATGTCAACTTGTCTAACTGGGGCAACGAGGTCGTCAACATCGCAAGCCGTTCCGAGGATGTTTGCGGCCTGTTCCGGTCGGCACCCGGCGGTAACCTGTTCGACCCGAACGGCTGGAGTTGCGGCGCGGACGGAACCAGTTGGGCCACGCCTTACGTGACCGCGACGGCCGCACATCTACTGCTCGAAGCGCGTGCCAACGCCACGCCGTTGACCACGGCGCAACTGCGTACCGCGACGTTGGCGCTCTCGTCCGCCGGTGGCTGGTCCACTGCTTGCGGCGGCGGTGCCTGTGTTGAAGGCGACCGCCGGCTGACCACGTTCCTGAGTGCGGATCCCGATTTTGCGGGACTGCAGCCGGTCTGCGGCGACAACACCCTGGACTTCGGCGAGACCTGCGACGACGGCAATCTGACGCCGGGTGACGGCTGCGACGCGATGTGCGCCATCGAGCCGCTCGCGCCACGTGCGTTCAGCGACGATTTCGATCGAGGCGCACTGGGTCCGGGTTGGTCTGTGGATTCGGGGATCTACACGATCGTCAACGACGTCCTGGTCCAGACAGTTACGCAGACCTTCACGAATTCCGTGCTGCGTTGGGTCGACGACACGGCGGTCGATGTCGATCAGTACGGAAAAATCCGGATGAACGACGTCAACGACAAGGGTTGGGGCTTCGCGTTCCGGATGAACGGCTCGCCGGGCCTGCACTACCAGGTCCATTCGGTC
Encoded here:
- a CDS encoding FG-GAP-like repeat-containing protein, giving the protein MFSGRPRAHLGIVLLLGTCLFGCSADPTPSLGPVVFPAEEGTPDNSAMVELLEAVAVQGDIDNPFLGQMAAPRLRELLATAPTEGYVTERRQVRRQLARHELRLGNELEAIEHLQKALELARGTDDELEIRFEFGVAWMRRAESLNCRQHHTSESCIFPIKGGGLHVDPAASRHAADAFRGVIALSQPGDWFHTKARWLLAIAAMTLNEYPESMSPELRIPAEALESDASFPRFEEIARSLGVDTVDLAGGNLVDDFTGDGFLDLVTSTSDTYGGMHFWVNDGNGAFVGATEAAGLTGLLGGLNMTHADYDNDGDLDIFVLRGGWWREPGAHPNSLLRNEGDGRFLDVTQRAGLLDVSYPTQTAAWGDFDLDGDLDLYVGNETNQRYSAPSQLFRNEGDGTFIDVAAAAGVTNDRYAKSVSWGDYNNDRAPDLYVSNISGANRLYRNLGDGTFEDVAVELGVDKPISSFPAWFFDVNNDGNLDLFVSAYGGKRDGPEMGFVAAEYMGLQHRGEKQRLFLGDGGTFSDVTEAYGLYRTTLPMGHNFGDLDNDGWLDFYLGTGYPYYEGLTPNVMYRNVGGVRFDDVTFAGGFGNLQKGHGVSFVDFDHDGDQDVFEQMGGAYPGDAYGNAVYENPGFGNNWVKIELRGVQSNRHGLGARLRVVVQDAGVERSIYRTVGTGATFGGNPTRQEIGVGAAEAIERLEVFWPVTGETQTFLDLPVNALVRLSETKDGMTVIPLAGSDQHGLKSRR
- a CDS encoding rhomboid family intramembrane serine protease → MEECNLDRAISELDEYRLESVSTREESIEPPLSGGWIGVLAYTMLLVVVAFLAQRNALGVDWFERGRTEAGSMLAGEGWRAVTALTLHIDGSHLLGNLLFGSILGLLATQALGVGVTWLAIVVGGILGNVANAFLQPATHSSIGASTAVFAALGLLVALALVHSRHRRVGAWKLGPLVAGALLLAWTGIGGERTDVLAHVTGLISGLMIGVACGFVPRNQLERPLVQSVALGLTAGLIVVAWGLALG